The genomic interval ATAGCTACGGCTAGGCATACCAGAATCCCGTTTTTTTATCACCTCTTGATCTCGTTTTAAGCACCCACTACTCCTTCGTTAAAAGTCTGGGCTCATGCTCATGCTCTTCTGCCGTCTATTGTGGGCAGCAAGGCGTCTAGCGTAGCTAGGAGTTCCGAGTTCTGAGGGCGTGGCTGGAGTAACAGAtctcaacgacgacgaccGGGGCATCCGGGGAGTGGTCGGATGTTGTGGGGGGGGCTGCACGAATTGAGGAGCATactgctgttgttgagaCGGCGGTATCTGTTGTTGGGTGTAGGGACTCTGGTAGGGGCTGCTAGAGCTGTATCCCTGAGGACTAACAACACCAATGACACTTCTTCGGTTGGTTCTCTTGATGGCATGGATCTCTAGTTTCTTCTCGAGGATCTTGACGAAGGAGGAAAGAGCCACTAAATTGTTTGAGATGCCTTCTGAGAGGCCAGATTGGCCTGGTAAGTGGCACAGGGCAGTCATCTCCTCGTACATGGTATACAAGGACTCGTAGAGATCTGCATCCAAATTCTTCAATCGGTTCAGCGACATTTCAATGTCAATCATGTCCTCCGAGTGATCAAAGTTGGACATAGTGGACTGCCCAGTGTGTTGAGTTTGCAGAGGTTGTTGTATATGGGCTCTCTGATGCTCCATTTCCGACTCTATGGACTCGCACGATTCGCTGGACTCGTTTGATGCAAACGACG from Yarrowia lipolytica chromosome 1F, complete sequence carries:
- a CDS encoding uncharacterized protein (Compare to YALI0F17578g, no similarity) is translated as MFPYKTNRRGSRSGDREENPFANTQMSRSRSSSLYGGGAPRPNTSHGHRPQTAGRPHTSHTHSTSVNSFPAFNNGYMGGLGSGSPAGGKPAYKSHHRSSTLRDVRDLEPETIEPPSSAWSALGALRERIRRLNMESEMEGDDENSEDSAGTETEQEGVSRADGDTSFASNESSESCESIESEMEHQRAHIQQPLQTQHTGQSTMSNFDHSEDMIDIEMSLNRLKNLDADLYESLYTMYEEMTALCHLPGQSGLSEGISNNLVALSSFVKILEKKLEIHAIKRTNRRSVIGVVSPQGYSSSSPYQSPYTQQQIPPSQQQQYAPQFVQPPPQHPTTPRMPRSSSLRSVTPATPSELGTPSYARRLAAHNRRQKSMSMSPDF